The nucleotide sequence aaatctcagaTCAGAGACAGAACTAAACCTACCCCTCAAAGATAGGCCTAGTATTAAAGAAATAGTGTATCAGTTTATCAACAGAGAATACTATTCCCAAAGTCATAAGTTAGTAAGTTGTACCCTCACCTCTGCTAAACAGAATCAACTCTCATTACTGATCCAGAAAAAAAGTAATCcttttatattaggaaaaaatagaTTACACACTcacaaaacaattataaatagaaaactgaaaatatgaatattaatgtttcatttgttgaaaatcaaaTGATTTCTCAATACTTTCAAAGATATCAAAAACAAGAAATGTCTAAGAAACCATCAGAGATACGTGAGAGGGGCCTAAAGAGAGGTGATGACTAAATATAAAGTGATATGCTAAATGGGATTCTGGACAGAAGGATGCTAGATTAAACTATGGAAATATGAGTAAAGTATGAATTACACTTCAtcataatgtatcaatattggctcattcATTATATCATTGGTACTACACGGGTGTAGGGTATTAATAATATGGAAAAATGGGTCATCATATGGAAATTCTCTAtactatctttattattttctgtaaatccaaaactgtttgaaaaaaattgttttaatgtattaaaaGTCTTTGAGTTATGGTTCTTATTTCTCAGAATGAAGCCAGAGAGCAGTTAGGGGAAAACAGTCCCTGTTTTCTGTTTCCAGTTACAATAATTGATTCAAATAATTGTCATTAGATGCTTAAACTGTTGATGAAAAATTGTTAGGGAACAGGAAATTCACATGGTGTCAATGTATCACCCTCCAGATTAGATTATTTAATAGGAAGGAAATAACTTATCATTTCTGTAGAAAAAGTTGATGGTACCACCTTAACGACATAATCAGTGTATGGCGCCAGTTAAGACGTTTGATATTATAGGCCTCATGACAGGAGGAGGAAAATAGTACAGTTGTGGTTGCTGaatgatttaatttaaatctaatcTAGAGGAAACATCAAGAAAATAGAGATGGTGGGATATTTTACATGATGTctgatacaaatttttaaaaattttaaatatcatgaaagagaaaaggcaagaagTTTCTTCTATGTTAGAGGAATTTAAAGAATGATAACAAAGTGAATTGAATTCTGAAAAAAGTAGATTAGTATCAAGAACAATTTGGGAAAAttgggaaaaattttaatatgaacaCCATAATAGATGATGTTAAAGTCCTTTAGGATGATAATTAATTGAGAggctgcctgggtagctctgttggttaaacatctgccttcagctcaggtcataaactttgggtcctggatcaagccccacatgcctcagactccctgctcaatggggagcttcttcccctctgctcttccccatttACCACTCCCACTCACTTGTGCttgctccctgtctctctcaaatcaatagataaatctttaaaaaaagatatgaccaTGTTGGaaatttctgtgttctttaaagATATATGTTGAAGAATTTATGAGGAAACTGTCATTATCTCAtcatatatgaatatacacatacacatacacggatcaaagaaaataaataaataaataaataaataaataaatactatatatgtgtgtatatatatatacatatatatatacatacacacatttgcaGGTGGATAACTGGGTCAATGTGCTGAAATGTTAATACTTAATaatcttggtttaaaaaaagtcatggaCATTCTCTCAACGTTTTTGTAGTTTTGAAAGTTTTCAAAGTAAATCTGGAGGCTAAGATCATTGATTCACATTTTTCTTGACTctaccctctctctgccctctttAAGCTTGGTTTCCTGAAAGGTTTCCTCTCTTGCTACTTTATTTCGCTATGTTGCATTTCATATCGTTTAGCGTGTAAAAACATGAACTTTGGATTTGATGTCTAGATTTTATCCCTGTGTTCCACCTTAATAATAATATGGACTAATTATGAAACCTCTTTGTTCTCCATTTTTCTCAGTGGGGTATAGGaaactaaaatacagaaataaaagttaaaaatgtaatatatgtgtGAATAAATGGATACTGATGAAACACTATGTGTAAGCTAAAAGGGTGTCtgagaattaatttaaattaaaatataaagtgagACATGAGGCAAGAGACATGAATCAGATAATATTTATTCAGTtgcaataaaagcattttttccaCACAAGCTTAGCAGTAAGAAGATCTATTGGATTCTGGAACCAGAAAGGCTGGTTGATTACAGTGACGCTGGGTCTGTTTCTCTGTGATTCCCTCAGCTATGCCCTCCTTGTGTGTTGACTTCATCTCCAGGCTGGATTCTCTCTTGACGGCCAGATGGAAGTAGACTGTGCCAGATTTCATGTCCGTACAGCATGACATTCATATGTGTTTAGGAtcagagacacctaactctaggaagtgaacaaggggtattggtaggggaggtgggcggggggttggggtgactgggtgatgggtgctTAGGGGGGCAATGGAGGGATAagctctgggtgttatgctatatattggcaaattgaactccaataaaaaaaagtgtttaggAAACTCTAGAGCCTTGTTTCTGTGAGTTATATCTCACAGTATGTACagttagaaatgaaaactaagaaattaaaaattatttatggacttgtgcaaaaaaaataaaaacctattatAGATTaacttaattatttcaaaatatattaaaggaaatgGTTAGCGAATGGTTCAATGTGTCAGGTCCCTTTTAAAGTATTAGTATCAGTCATGATTAGGTTGGTATTCACAGGAagatcttcattttattattcagtagttaccattttttctttaaaatgttgcttATATCAGTGCACTCCTCTCCTTTTATCCTCCAGTTTCAGTCTCAACATCTAAGATATGAATTCTTGAAGTTAGCCTCATTGCTTCCACTTTCAACGAATCAATTAACAAATTAGTTTTCTGAAAAATGCAATTACCCAGGTCTAGGAAGAATTTGGTGTCTGATGTCTCTGAGATACATTCAGATTCCTTAGGTGGCATTTAAGATTCTCAGTAACCTAATGGGCTTTCCCTCTCATTTCCCATATTCAACAACAGCTCATAACAATAGTTGTGGCAGCTTTCTGACTCTGTCCATGGTTCACCTGTTTCACCCCTGTTCCCAGTGCCATATTATTTCCATAAACATTGACTGTGGTCATACTCATTTCTTTTTGCCTCCAGACATCATTTCTAAAAGATCAGTTTTAAGGCACATCTTACGTCTTATTCTGCATAAGGACTAAGTACCCCAGGCTACAAGGATCTCCATCTTTGAAACTGTCAAGCAGCATTAATACAAAATGTAGCTCAATATGAGTACCTGGATGAACTTTAGCAGGCATCTCAATGTCCAAAGTTATGAGATTTTTACTGAGAAAAAGCATGAAGAATTATGTATAACCAGTTGTTAGGTAATCTATAGGAAGGGTCTTCTTTGTGCCTACCAGGTCACGTGTTCTCAGtaaattattctttcctttcctatttgCAAATATAAGTGATcgataaatatttttgtttaggtATTTAGAATTTTTGCTGTTTTGTGCCTCACTGATGCTTTACAGCATCTCAGAGCCTTTTGTTAATGCTGAGAGTAGAGCAGTAGTTTACATGCAGTTCTGAGGATTTCCAGTAATAAACAAGTAATATCAGTGAAAAAACCTTTCATTTAGTTTAATGTGTTCAGGATTACCGTCCATTTAGGATGGGTACCTAGTCATAACACGTGAAAATTTCAAAGTCCATATGAATTTCAGTGTAAATACCATGTACTTCATCTACAGATTGATAAATCACCAgtagagaaagatgaaaatagttttttaatacatttttgttagtattcttttcttgtttttgatattttaaattataaattatatataataaattttttacttttaaggataaaaattttctttttaccgTAGACATTCTGAGTGAATTGATAGTAAAATGTATTCTCCTGAATCAACTCAAAGAAGATTAAGAatcaaatatatacaatttactTGTGACACATGACATTAAGAAGGGATTAATTATTGATAATTTGGAAGGTGTCAGAGTTTGTCAGATTATGGTTTGgaattccaaaattatttgtCAACATTAATAAATGGAAGTGATCTTTACATATAATGACTTGTACTCCTAGTTTTTGTTGAAAATTGTAACTCACTacactttgaaagaattagttaCTACTTTAGCTAATTTTATTGTGACACAGTTTGTGAGCTCAAGAATAATGATTTAGTTCATTCTTGCTGGGAACTAGAAGCTTAGATTTTGAAATACTTTGTAACAGAATGTCTCCTTACTGAACTTCTTTATTTGACTCCTATACTGTCATGTTTTAGTAATTGAATATTTTATGCACAAAGTGGTCGTTTTCTACTTTCTCAACTCTgtcattcaaaaaaaataattttctcaaatttaattTTCCACAAGGGAGGATATTTCTTTTAAGTGTCAaaaatttttccttatgttttttttcatagcatttattaCTTCCTTATTTCGTAGACTATAAATAAAAGGGTTTAATAAAGGGATTACTAGAGTATAAAAAATAGCAACAGATATATCTTTATCCTCTTCTTTAACTGAATTTGGTCGAACGTACACAAAGAGAAGAGAACCATAGAacattgagacagagagaaagtgagatgcACAAGTAGATAAGGCTTTGCCTCTTCCCTCTTtggatttcattttgaaaatcatgAAAAGGATGCAGAGATAAGAGATTATGACTACAATAATAGAGAACACTAGAACTGAGcctgaaaatataaatatcaacaATTCATTGATATAAGGGTCAACACAGGAGAGTTTGAATAATGGAAGAACATCACAAAAAAAGTGATTAATCTGATGAGACCTACAGAAAGTTAACCGAAAGAGAAGCCCAATATAAATTACGGGATGGAGATTTCCGGGTATGTAGGCcactgcagtcatctgaaggcagAGCTTCTTTGACATCAGGGTGTGGTACTGCAGTGGgctgcagatggccacatagcggtcataggccattgCTGCCAGGAGAAAGCAATCTGTAGTTTCAGcaagacagagaaaataaaattgtgccATGCATTCATAGAGGGAAATCATTCTGTCCTTCGAAAAGAAATTCTCTAACATCTTGGGAGTAATGGCACAGGCACAACAGGAATCCATTAGAGCCAGGTTGCCCAGAAAGATGTACATGGGTGTGTGAAGGCGACGCTCCATAAGGATCAATGCCACCAGGCCCAGATTCCCCACCATGGTCACCAGATAGATAGTGAGAAACACCACAAACAGAATGGTCTTCAACTTTGGGTGATCTGTAAATCCTATGAGAATAAATTCAGTTGTCAAGGAGTAATTATCCTCAGTCATATCCACGTTCTCTGTGGAGATAGGAATCCTGGAGATACAAAAGTGTCATTTAGGGTATGTATagttttccttccaaattttctttctaCAACAAAGAGAGGAGTTCTTCAAACCTCTCTTACCCTCTCTGGATACAGACACATAAACATAGAAGATACCCATTCCCCTAAAATGTCAGCTTCATAAGCTCGACCCTGGAAATCAGCATTCCCatgaatattcttatatttcCAAGAAGAATGCTTACCCTGGACAAGTTTTGTCATTGTGAATTCATGCATGAAGAGTATACAGATCTAGGGTACACATATTTGTTTcattgttgacatataattttagTTATCAGTTTCTCTATTAAAGAtccttaaaatgaatttaaaatcaattttcatatatacacattttttttaactgagaaagAAGTTCTTCATATACTCTCCCAGTGGAGTGAATGCTTGAAAATAGAACATgacagataattttattttatatcttaggAATTGTATCAACATCAGTAACGATTAAGAAGAAGACCttcctttattaaagaaaattactttGGATATCCAAGGAAATAAATATCTCTATATTATCATCTCTCTCATTCCTTTTTCTCATATTACATCCATTTCCATACGAACTAACTTTGTCATGCCATCATTCCTGTCCATTTTTCCCCAGATTTCtaagtcctttctttctttatgcaaTACATAGTTTACATATAATGCTACTTAGTAAAGTTCATATTAAATGCCCCAGACCACACTGATTTTCACTTCCTGCAACCTCCAGTGTATCCTGTATACCCACCACCCTCTAAGGTTGCTTCTGTATAATCTATAAggctatttttttcatatatgatgCACAGTTTCCTTACTAGAATTGTAGACATTTGAGCATAGCTATGGCTTCTACTTCTTATAGGAGTTGTTTCATGCTATAGAGAAGGAGCAGTAGGATTCCAGTCCTAGCTTCATCCAAAGGCCTGAGATGTGTGAACTTTCTGTAAGTGTACTAGTACTGATTCAGAGTAACCTCTTGGGTTTTTCAAAGAGTCTGCTAATTTTGAAGAATAGCCTACAAAGGCAATTAGAGAAAATTCATCATTGAAAAAATTTTATGAATCATTGTCTTATCTGAATTAACCTCACTACTATTTACCTGTTTCCTAAGAAACATAAATACAATTTTCTGAAATATGTCACAGTAGTTTAAAAGTTGATAACAATACGTTTGCctgtatcttttagttttgtaacacttagaaaaagagaaaaatcttaaagctTAATGGGATTTTGAGAACAAATTTTACTTTTCTCAAAGGCTATCTTCTATCTTTACTTAGTAAAGATATCTTCTATCTTTACTTTATCTTCTATCTTTACTCTATCTTCTATCTTTACTTAGGATATATTGGCCAGTGTGTCTAATTATATGAATTCTATGGTCAAaattggtttgtatttccctaatcaaaatatcaaaataaatgtgCAGGTGGACATTTTCCGggattaaaatattaaagcaaagcCATTTGAGAACATAAGCAATGTTAGAAATAACTTTCAAGGTACTTGCCTAAATTATGTCATAGAGCTAAGCTGTGTTCTTACCTGTCTATTTTGAAGATTTATCTTATAATCAAGAAAAGGTCAGCATGAATTGAGTTTAAATCTCATTTCCCATAGCCTTCAGTTGAGAGAAGGGCTAGAATGATAAGTTGAAATCTgtaagcaatgaaaaaaatactaagttattcagataaataaacaaTTAGAGATgctaatattaaaagtaaaactacaTTTGAATACTTCCATTACCTGAATGCTCTGGAGAGAGAACATTTATAACATCACATTGCTTTTGTTATGGTGTTAAGTTCATAGAGTTTCAGAATACGAACTCTGATCTCAAAAACATTTGggattaaataatgaaaatgcaGGACTACAAATAGGTCCGTGTCAATAATTATGTTCTTTACAATGCAAAGTTAAATTTTCCATCAAATGCTTATGGGACTTCCCTGCAATGACATCAGTGTATTTCTATGGGGAGATTCAGTTCGCAAAACATATTAGCTGTATGACATAAATTAAGCTGACCTATGAGACAATGAGAGTAAAGTAAATGACCCTCACTGAGGTCAGTGAGGTCATTTGATGATCATCTTGCTGATTCTTATGTAAATGACATCCTTTTTACAATTCTGATCTTTCCCAGTGTGTAATCTGTAAAAAGAGCAGAAGAGAGTCTCAGGTTGGTTTGGACAGAGTACTGGggagattttgtgatttttttgaagCATTATTAACatctggagaggagaggagactggTAGGGTTAGCTAGGCTCATCAGCCCCTTCACTCTAAGTTGAATTTGTTCCCATGTGTTGCAAAACACTCATGGAAATTTTGCTGTTACAACTTAACCCCACTATGAATATGATTGACTGAGTGGTTCTCTGTTTTTCTCAGTTCACCCCAATTCCTTTATCTTTCTCACCTTGTTTGCCCCTTCATTCCACTCACTAATCATAGAAATATAgcatatattcaataaaattttacttagtaAAAACACTATGTATATAGTATGTCTATATTCAGTCACTAGTTTCCAAAGACCACTAGTAGCCTTAGACATAAGAGGGGATTTGTTTGATatgttcattccttcattcctaaCACCCTAAACAGTCAAACTTTATAGAGCTAAGCTAATATTTGTTCCATGTATAAGAGAATGGCACTCTACTGCTCAGGCATTAGCAATGGTCTCTCACTAGGTTTCAAAGCAAATCCATTTTTCTTAACTTGGAATTCCAGATGCTTCACAGTCAGCCTGTGTCTCATCTATCACCTTGCTTTCTTCATCTCACTCCAGGGCACTTGGCTACGTGCATCCCTTACTGTCCTTCTGTGCAGTTTTGTCATGTAATTTGCTTATACAATTTCCCTCATCTGAaactccttctcccttttcttccatCTCACTACGACTCATCCTTGAGTTCAAGTCAGATCTCTCCATGAGGACTTTCCTAGGTCCTTTAAATAGAACTGAGTGTTCCTCTTCCTGATTTACATGATACTTACCTGCTTTTTATAATGATTGCATTCACCACTGTATCAAGTGTGCATCATATGTGTGTTGAGAGTAAAAGTCTCGACTAAATGTTCTTGTCACCAATTGTGTCATACATCTTTTGAGCACTTGATAACAAATGGAGCTAGTTCTTCAACACATGCTGCATTGATTGCTAATATTCCCATTGTGTTTGACTTTATCAAGTGCTTGCAATATGCATGGCACTGGAAAAGACAATGGGGAGTGTGTGCACAGGATGTGAAAATGGTGGGATAAATTCTTCTTAGTTTTAGATATGGCTCCTGACAAGAAGCTCATAACTAGTGGGGGAGAAAACAGCACTTACATTGCTGACTAGTGTGCAGTTTAGGGTGTAacattaaaagtgttttttttttttattgtggctgTTCTTCAGGATTTATTCAGacaaagaaaatcaggaaatgacaAATGTCAAGAGAACAGAAGGACTAATGAGACAAGGatggaagtaataaaaaaaacaaatatataagatCTCTTTCTACAAGGTCTTTAATAACTTCTCCCATTAAATTTGAGGAAATTATCCCAAGATAGGAAGAGATCATTGATACAGAATGCCAGCTAACATATTCATTGACCCtatcatgcattcattcaaatgTCATCTACCACATATGATGTTATACAAAAAAGACAAGGACCTTCCAGCATATACACGGAagatgtgggagtggggaggtggtGGGAGAAAATACCTCCTGCACCAGGTAAAGACAAAACATGCAACCAGACACTTCCAAATCATGGAAGTCCTTTCCTAAGCAATATCTAGATCCCTTGGCTTTTATACTACTTCACTTCATCACGTTTCCAGGGCAGCTCTTATCTCAGAATGTGTGCTGCCCACTAGTATAAATCAGAGTTTCTCAAACCCTTTTTACTCTAGGTGAAAAGATTTCCTTTCGGATACTTTAATTTCAGATAACTTTCCAGGGTATGCAGGTAGCAAGTGGTGAAGATCATGGGGGAAAAGCATTAGGCTGAGGGAATCAAGTGTAAAAGCCTGgactctaggggatccctgggtggcgcagtggtttggcgcctgcctttggcccagggcatgatgctggagtcctgggatcgagtcctgcatcgggctccctgcatggggcctgcttctccctctgcctgtgtctctgcctctctctctctctctctctgtgtgactatcataaataaataaaaattaaaaaaaaaaaaagcctggactCTAAAAAGCAACACCTAATTTAAAAGtaaggacaggggatccctgggttgctcaagaagtttaatgcctgccttcggcccagggcatgatcctggagtcctgggatcgagtcctgcatcgggctccctgcatggggcctgcttctccctctgcctgtgtctctgcctctctctctctctctctctctctctctctcataaataaataaataaatctttttaaaaaataaaagaaaggacagtaAACTCACGTGACTAAAGCTTA is from Canis lupus baileyi chromosome 35, mCanLup2.hap1, whole genome shotgun sequence and encodes:
- the LOC140624998 gene encoding olfactory receptor 5K3-like is translated as MTEDNYSLTTEFILIGFTDHPKLKTILFVVFLTIYLVTMVGNLGLVALILMERRLHTPMYIFLGNLALMDSCCACAITPKMLENFFSKDRMISLYECMAQFYFLCLAETTDCFLLAAMAYDRYVAICSPLQYHTLMSKKLCLQMTAVAYIPGNLHPVIYIGLLFRLTFCRSHQINHFFCDVLPLFKLSCVDPYINELLIFIFSGSVLVFSIIVVIISYLCILFMIFKMKSKEGRGKALSTCASHFLSVSMFYGSLLFVYVRPNSVKEEDKDISVAIFYTLVIPLLNPFIYSLRNKEVINAMKKNIRKNF